One segment of Streptomyces sp. NA02950 DNA contains the following:
- a CDS encoding GGDEF domain-containing protein — protein MSHALTAVSAAAPLATGWAMHGLWFRHRLNRARRDPLTDLPTRAAFEKHAAQLLRKDRCAVLVIDLDGFKQINDVHGHAAGDTAIRETGQRLAQWAEPLGTVARLGGDEFAAAICCPDTDTLSGELTHLHQWLCSVVTYDGLPLPLGASIGAYAHTPDGPAADLASALRAADEAMYGVKQTGGGWTIKHTISPDYRTVNGRRDGRRGTATEGGS, from the coding sequence ATGAGCCACGCTCTGACCGCCGTATCCGCCGCTGCCCCACTGGCCACCGGATGGGCCATGCATGGGCTGTGGTTCCGCCACCGCCTCAACCGCGCCCGCCGCGACCCGCTCACCGACCTGCCCACCCGGGCCGCGTTCGAGAAGCACGCCGCGCAGCTGCTGCGCAAGGATCGGTGTGCGGTACTGGTCATCGACCTGGACGGGTTCAAGCAGATCAACGACGTCCACGGGCACGCAGCAGGTGACACCGCGATCCGCGAGACCGGCCAGCGCCTTGCCCAATGGGCCGAGCCGCTGGGCACCGTGGCACGGCTGGGCGGGGATGAGTTCGCCGCCGCGATCTGCTGCCCGGACACCGACACCCTGAGTGGCGAGCTGACGCACCTGCACCAGTGGCTGTGCTCCGTCGTCACGTACGACGGGCTGCCGCTGCCCCTGGGCGCCTCCATCGGTGCCTACGCCCACACCCCCGATGGCCCGGCCGCTGATCTGGCGAGCGCGCTACGGGCCGCGGATGAGGCCATGTACGGGGTCAAGCAGACCGGCGGCGGCTGGACCATCAAGCACACCATCAGCCCGGACTACCGCACGGTCAACGGCCGTCGCGACGGTCGCCGCGGCACCGCCACGGAAGGGGGCTCATAG
- a CDS encoding winged helix-turn-helix domain-containing protein: MNEKIAADLREEITAGKHKPGDKMPSVREIADRFAVSAGTASKALQLLSKWGVVHPDSTRGYFVSAQSEPTDEQAPSPEFLALMQEIKAIRDDVTGLKDRLRHLEERIESE; encoded by the coding sequence GTGAACGAGAAGATCGCTGCTGACCTGCGGGAAGAGATCACGGCGGGCAAGCACAAGCCGGGCGACAAAATGCCGTCAGTCCGCGAGATCGCCGACCGCTTCGCCGTTTCCGCCGGTACCGCCAGCAAGGCGCTTCAGCTGCTGAGCAAGTGGGGTGTCGTTCATCCCGACTCGACCCGCGGCTACTTCGTGAGTGCTCAGTCCGAACCAACAGACGAGCAAGCACCGAGCCCCGAGTTCCTTGCCCTCATGCAGGAGATCAAGGCGATCCGGGACGACGTGACCGGCCTGAAAGACCGCCTCCGCCATCTGGAAGAGCGGATCGAGTCTGAATGA